From a single Deltaproteobacteria bacterium genomic region:
- a CDS encoding dioxygenase, producing the protein MQKKGVEKNMALMPTIFVSHGMPAIVVKPGPTHEFLKKLGQTFDSPKAIICISAHMEAVWPILTAAAAPETIHDFSGPRILFEKHYPAPGEPDLAQEAVSLLSHAGFKARTNPTRGLDHGAWVPLMLMYPEADVPVIQLSVQTELDPQHHLDLGRALKPLREKEVLILGSGGATHNLPDIRKYAVDSVPPDYATAFDAWLEEAITGGREEVLLDYKKQGPSASRNHPYPAEHFLPLFVPLGAAGSGAKGRVLHKAFMYGVLSMAAYAWS; encoded by the coding sequence ATGCAAAAAAAAGGTGTTGAAAAAAACATGGCTTTAATGCCCACGATTTTTGTTTCTCATGGGATGCCCGCCATCGTTGTAAAGCCCGGGCCGACGCATGAATTCCTGAAAAAACTTGGCCAGACGTTTGATAGTCCCAAGGCCATCATTTGCATTTCAGCGCACATGGAAGCCGTTTGGCCCATACTGACAGCTGCGGCGGCCCCGGAGACAATTCATGATTTTTCCGGGCCCCGAATCCTTTTTGAAAAACACTACCCTGCGCCAGGTGAACCTGACCTTGCCCAAGAGGCCGTGTCACTGCTGAGCCATGCAGGATTCAAAGCACGGACAAATCCTACACGAGGTCTTGATCACGGCGCATGGGTTCCGCTTATGTTGATGTATCCGGAAGCCGACGTGCCCGTAATCCAGCTTTCGGTCCAGACTGAGCTTGATCCACAGCATCACTTGGACTTGGGAAGGGCGTTAAAGCCCCTTCGAGAAAAGGAAGTTTTGATCCTTGGAAGTGGCGGGGCGACACACAACCTGCCGGATATTCGCAAATACGCTGTTGATTCTGTGCCGCCTGACTATGCCACAGCATTTGATGCCTGGTTGGAAGAGGCCATCACTGGAGGACGAGAAGAGGTGCTCCTGGACTACAAGAAACAGGGGCCATCTGCCTCACGAAACCATCCCTATCCTGCCGAGCATTTTTTGCCCCTCTTCGTGCCTTTAGGGGCGGCCGGTTCCGGGGCTAAGGGGCGCGTTTTGCACAAGGCATTCATGTATGGGGTCTTGTCTATGGCCGCCTATGCCTGGAGTTGA